Proteins encoded in a region of the Planococcus citri chromosome 1, ihPlaCitr1.1, whole genome shotgun sequence genome:
- the LOC135846405 gene encoding protein LTO1 homolog — MQITMNGECASRTSEINDIFDAIVFSEESIVNEAFEKGLDKGIEEARAEGYHVGFHKGIEIGSEIGYYKGIVDTLLALYNDQQIDLSDKVLSILNKLKPLLDTFPRFNCSETDILQLKQEIKTHFKQFCSLMKFNGTLTEKSLSF, encoded by the coding sequence ATGCAAATTACAATGAACGGTGAATGCGCGTCGAGAACGAGCGAAATAAACGATATATTTGACGCGATCGTCTTCAGCGAAGAATCCATCGTAAACGAAGCGTTCGAAAAAGGACTGGACAAAGGTATAGAAGAAGCTCGAGCCGAAGGCTACCATGTAGGATTCCATAAAGGGATCGAAATCGGCAGCGAAATCGGTTACTACAAAGGCATCGTCGATACCCTGCTCGCACTTTACAACGACCAACAAATCGATCTCTCCGATAAAGTATTATCAATCTTGAATAAACTCAAACCGCTTCTCGATACGTTTCCTCGTTTCAATTGCTCTGAAACCGATATCCTTCAACTCAAGCAGGAAATCAAGACACACTTCAAGCAATTCTGCTCGCTGATGAAATTCAACGGTACGTTGACCGAGAAAAGCTTATCATTTTGA